The region CTGCGGGAACCACTTGTCGTTGATGGCCTTGTAAGTCCCGTCGGCTTTGATGGCGTCGAGCGCGGCGTTCAGCTTGGCCAGCAGCGCCTTATTGTCTGGACGCACCGCAATGCCCAAACCTGTGCCGAAGTACTGCGCGTCGGTGACGTGCTCGCCAACCGGCGCCAACTGAGGGTTGTTCTTCAGCCATTCGTTCACCACGGCGGTATCGCCGAACACGCCGTCGATACGGCCATTTTTCAGCTCGAGAATGGCGTTCTGGTAGCTGTCGTAAGAGACGGTGTTAATCTCCGGGTGTTTGTCCTGCATGTATTTCTGGTGAGTGGTGCCGTTCTCCATACCCACCTTCTTGCCTTTCAGATCGGCCAGTGAGCTGAATTTACCTTTCTGGGCGATCACAATCGCCGAGTTGGCGTAATACGGCTGGGTGAAGGCGACCTGCTTGCTGCGTTCCGGCGTGATGTCCATGCCTGAGATCACCGCATCGTATTTTTTGAATTTCAGCGCGGCGATCAGGCTGTCGAACGCCTGGTTGGTGAAGGTGCATTCCGTCTTCATTTGTTTACACAGCGCGTTAGCCAGATCGATATCGAAACCGACGATTTTATTGCTGGCATCCAGTGATTCGAACGGCGGGTAGGTGGCGGAAGCGGCGAAGCGAATGGTGTCGGCAGCGCCGGCGTTGAAGGCGATCCCGGCCAGCACCGTCGCGGTAAGTAATAGTTTTTTCATGCGTAAAGCTCCTGTCTGCAAGTCTGCGTATTTTTATCTCGCCACCGCTTGATTTTACTGACAATAACCCAAAGGTTCTCGCGGTGATCGCTGGCGTTTACCCTGCCATTTAATGAATTGATATGCAATATAAATGATTAAAAATTGCAATGAAAATAAAAAGCCCCGCGCGAAGGCAGGGCTTTTAGACTGACCGGCGAAGCGCTCAGTTACGGCGTTCGAACGCCAGCGCACGCCGCTCGACCAGACGCATCAGCAAGGTCAGCAGGCCGTTGACGCACAGATACACCAGCCCGGCGGCGCCAAACACCATCACGTCGTAGGTGCGGCCATACATCAGTTGGCTGTAGCCCATCACTTCCATCAGGGTGATGGTATAAGCCAGCGAGGTACTTTTGAACACCAGCACCACTTCGTTGGAGTAAGACGACAGTGCGCGCTTGAAAGCGAAAGGCAGCAGAATGCGCAGCGACTGTGAGCGTGACATGCCCAGCGCCTCGCAGGATTGCCATTGACCGGACGGGATCGCCCGCACCGCACCGTAAAACAGCTGGGTGGTGTAGGCGGCGCTGTTCAGCGCCAGCGCGATCATCGCGCACAGCCACGGCTGCGACAGCAGGTTCCATAACCACGGGTACTCACGGATCGCCGGGAACTGGCCGGGGCCATAGTAGATCAGGAATATCTGTACCAACAGCGGGGTGCCGGTGAACAGCGTGATATAGATCTTTACGAGCGGCGTCAGGATCGGCGTTTTTAGCGTCAGGATCACGGTCAGCAGCAGCGACAACACCAGTGCCACAATCAGTGCGGTAATCGTCAGCGTCAGGCTGGTGTGCAACCCTTTGATAATTTCCGGCAAGAACTCAAGCATCAGACTGGCCCCCGCTCAAAACGCGTGGTGCGCAGTTCTATACGTTTGATCACGTACTGGCTGAACAGGGTGACGACCAGATAAATTGCCGCGGCAATCACGTACCAGGTAAAAGGCTCCTGAGTACGGGTGGCGATGCTCTTGGTTTGCAACATCAGATCGTTAACGCTGATCAATGACACCAGCGCAGTATCTTTCAGCAATACCAGCCACTGGTTGCCGAGGCCAGGCAGCGCATGGCGCCACATCTGCGGCATGATCAGGCGAAAGAAAATGGCCGCCGTGCTCATTCCTAGCGCCTGTCCGGATTCCCATTGGCCCTGCGGCACGGCCTTCAATGCCCCGCGCAGCGTCTGCGATGCATAAGCCGAATAGAGCAGGGCGAGCGCGATCACGCCGCACAGGAACGGGCTGACTTCGAAGTTATCGATCGCCAGTTGGATAGGCAGTTGGAACAGGCCGAAATTCAGGGTGAAGCCGTCGGAGAGCATCAACAGCAGCTGCGACGAACCGAAATAGATAAACAGCACCACCAGAATTTCCGGCAGGCCACGCAGCAGCGTCACCCAGGCGGTGCCGAGCCAACTGACGACTTTCCAGCGCGACGATTCCCAGACGGCAAACAGCATCGCCAGGATCAGCCCGAGGATAAGAGCGCAAACGGCAAGGCCGACGGTCATCCCGGCGGCGCTTGCTAGAGGTTGAATTTCATTCATCGGGGTTGATTACTGCTGGAACCATTTTTTGTAGATGGTTTCGTAAGTCCCATCCTGCTTGATCTTGTCCAGAGCCGCATTGAATTTGCCCTGCAACTCGGTATTTTTCTGACGCACGGCAATACCCAGGCCGGTGCCGAAGTAGTCTTTGTCCGTTACTTTGTCGCCTACTACCGCCAGCGCTGCGTTCTGTTTCAGCCATTCGTTGACCACCGCAGTGTCGCCGAATACCGCGTCAACGCGGCCATTTTTCAGATCCAGAATGGCATTCTGATAGCTGTCATAAGGCACGGTGGTGATTTCCGGGTGTTTGTCGGTCAGGTATTTTTGATGGGTGGTGCCATTTTGCACGCCCACTTTTTTGCCTTTCAGCGCCGCAACGTCGGCCACTTTGCCTTTCTGCGCGACAAACAGGGCGGAGTTATCGTAGTACGGCTTGGTGAACAGCACCTGTTTTTCACGCTCAGGCGTGATGTCCATACCGGCCATGACCGCGTCGAAGCGCTTGAACTTCAGGCTCGGGATCAGGCTGTCGAAGGCCTGATTGGTGAAGGTACATTCGGCCTGGATCTCTTTACACAGCGCGTTGGCCAGATCGACGTCAAAGCCCTGGATCTTGTTGCCGGCGTCAATAAATTCAAATGGAGGATATGAGGCTTCGGTAGCGAAACGGATCGTTTCGGCTGCGGAAGCGGAAACGCTGATGCCGGCCAGAACGGCGGCGATTATTAGTTTTTTCATCGCAAACTCCCCAAATTACAGCAAGTAAAATTATTAGTGTGATAAGTAATTGGCAAACTCGGTGGTCTGCGGTTGCGCAAAATGGCTGGCATCGCCCTGTTCCACCACGCGACCGTTTTCCATGTACACCACGCGGCTGGCGGTCTTGCGCGCCACTTCCACTTCGTGGGTCACAATCACCTGGGTGATCCCGGTGCCGGCCAATTCGCGAATGATGCTGACGATCTGGGCGGTAATTTCAGGATCCAGCGCGGCGGTCGGTTCATCGAACAGCAGTACCTGTGGCTCCATCATCAACGCCCGGGCAATCGCCACGCGCTGTTGCTGGCCGCCGGAAAGGTGCAGCGGGAAGCGATCGGCAAAGTCGGTCAGGCGCAAACGCTTCAGCAGCTTGTCCGCGCGCTCCATCGCCTGCGCCTTGGACAGGCACAGCACGCGACATGGCGCCTCGATCAGGTTCTGCACCACGGTGAGGTGTGGCCAGAGGTTGTATTGCTGGAACACCATGCCAACGTTCTGGCGCAGCTCGCGAATGGCTTTTTCGCCCGGAGCCTGTTTGAAATCGAATTGGTTGCCGGCGATCTGCAATTGGCCCGAACGCGGCATTTCCAGCAGGTTCAACACCCGCAGCAATGAGCTTTTCCCGGCGCCGCTTGGACCAAGCAGCACCAAAGTTTCCCCTGCTGGGCAATCCAGCGTGATGTCAAACAGCGCCTGATGTACGCCGTAATAGCAGTTGATACCGTTAAGTTGAATGCTCATGCGCCAGAATTGAATAGATATTGATGCCGCGAATGTTAACTTCCACAGAATACTTATGCAATCTTTGTGCGTTAAAATTTATTACTGCGCGGCAGAATAGTAAAAGAATAGCACAAGATACCGCGACTCAGGTTCGAAGGGGGGATTTGTCGTGCATGCTGTGAGGTATGTAGCGAAATTTCTTAAGTTGAGCAAACGTTGAGCGCAATCAAGGCATTTGGCCACCGGCGCCGAAGAGCGCCGGTGGCGGGGGGGTTACTGGTTTTCCAGCACCTGCCGCAATGTGCCGCTGGCGGCGTGCGGCGGTACGTTCAGGTAGCGGATATCATCCACCACCCAACAGGTGCCTTCACGCACCATCAGCACTTCATCTTGCCAGTTGACTGCGCTGCCGCCGTCTTTTTGGTGGCTCAACTGAACGCGCAGCGGGATATTTTTCGCATCGGCGTTAGGAATGGTAGACGCGCTGGCAACGGAGGC is a window of Serratia plymuthica DNA encoding:
- the artJ gene encoding arginine ABC transporter substrate-binding protein, encoding MKKLLLTATVLAGIAFNAGAADTIRFAASATYPPFESLDASNKIVGFDIDLANALCKQMKTECTFTNQAFDSLIAALKFKKYDAVISGMDITPERSKQVAFTQPYYANSAIVIAQKGKFSSLADLKGKKVGMENGTTHQKYMQDKHPEINTVSYDSYQNAILELKNGRIDGVFGDTAVVNEWLKNNPQLAPVGEHVTDAQYFGTGLGIAVRPDNKALLAKLNAALDAIKADGTYKAINDKWFPQ
- the artM gene encoding arginine ABC transporter permease ArtM, whose amino-acid sequence is MLEFLPEIIKGLHTSLTLTITALIVALVLSLLLTVILTLKTPILTPLVKIYITLFTGTPLLVQIFLIYYGPGQFPAIREYPWLWNLLSQPWLCAMIALALNSAAYTTQLFYGAVRAIPSGQWQSCEALGMSRSQSLRILLPFAFKRALSSYSNEVVLVFKSTSLAYTITLMEVMGYSQLMYGRTYDVMVFGAAGLVYLCVNGLLTLLMRLVERRALAFERRN
- the artQ gene encoding arginine ABC transporter permease ArtQ, which encodes MNEIQPLASAAGMTVGLAVCALILGLILAMLFAVWESSRWKVVSWLGTAWVTLLRGLPEILVVLFIYFGSSQLLLMLSDGFTLNFGLFQLPIQLAIDNFEVSPFLCGVIALALLYSAYASQTLRGALKAVPQGQWESGQALGMSTAAIFFRLIMPQMWRHALPGLGNQWLVLLKDTALVSLISVNDLMLQTKSIATRTQEPFTWYVIAAAIYLVVTLFSQYVIKRIELRTTRFERGPV
- the artJ gene encoding arginine ABC transporter substrate-binding protein, whose protein sequence is MKKLIIAAVLAGISVSASAAETIRFATEASYPPFEFIDAGNKIQGFDVDLANALCKEIQAECTFTNQAFDSLIPSLKFKRFDAVMAGMDITPEREKQVLFTKPYYDNSALFVAQKGKVADVAALKGKKVGVQNGTTHQKYLTDKHPEITTVPYDSYQNAILDLKNGRVDAVFGDTAVVNEWLKQNAALAVVGDKVTDKDYFGTGLGIAVRQKNTELQGKFNAALDKIKQDGTYETIYKKWFQQ
- the artP gene encoding arginine ABC transporter ATP-binding protein ArtP; this encodes MSIQLNGINCYYGVHQALFDITLDCPAGETLVLLGPSGAGKSSLLRVLNLLEMPRSGQLQIAGNQFDFKQAPGEKAIRELRQNVGMVFQQYNLWPHLTVVQNLIEAPCRVLCLSKAQAMERADKLLKRLRLTDFADRFPLHLSGGQQQRVAIARALMMEPQVLLFDEPTAALDPEITAQIVSIIRELAGTGITQVIVTHEVEVARKTASRVVYMENGRVVEQGDASHFAQPQTTEFANYLSH